Sequence from the Ancylothrix sp. D3o genome:
TTTCTAACACCATCCAATGTTTATCTACCAGTTGACCGAGTTGATTAACAGTGGTAGGAATGGAGAGAACAGAAAGCGTTATAGGGAACCAACTATTTGAAGCACCCAGTAATATACTCTTCATTTGTTCGGTGCAGCCTGTATCATCAAAACTACGCAAATGTGGATTACGTCCCCGACATAGGGGTAGATTTCTTTTACCTAATTCCCCAAAAGCATCAGACATCCGACGAGAAGCTTTACAAGCATCGCATCTAACATCAATATCGGTAGCAGAGCCCGAAACCCCATACTCGTAGAGGCGGAGATGACCATTACAATTAGTGCTACCTTTGTGTACGAAAAAGCGCCAAGGAAAATCATCTAAATGCCCGTGTTGACAAGCAACTAAAAATCTGGCAGGAATAACAGTAGGAGGATTTTTTCCTTTCGGACAATTACTGTGAACGTAGCGATTTTTTTCAGGTCGATAGCGGTCTGTTTTTAGCTCGAATAACCCCGATTGTAGAGGGGCAAGTAACCGGCATTGAGGACATAAAACCCAAGTTGGGAAGGGTGAAACAGGAATTCCTACTTTGACACCTTCATCAAATGGATTAGGAATTGCGTTGTTGGTATCGGAGGCGATAGGTGGTGTTAGCAGTCTTTTAACTTGATTTCCCAGTTCTTGACGAACGGCTGCTAGTAACCGTTCTTCTCCTAATTCCGAAGCATAGTTAATATCCCAATCATCTAATCCCATTACCATTGTAGAAAGGTTGGGTAAATCTACAACCGATCCTACGCCTGAAGAAAATAAAATTTGGCTAGGGCGTAATTCACCGACTTTGTTTTTAGATGGAAACTGATTTGTGGTCATAATAATTAAAAGCAGAATGGTAGTTTTTTAATCAATTTGAGAACTTTCATCAAGCGGTTGGGGTGGACGATAGTCATCATCGGGAAGACGATCATCTAAAATTAGAGCAATAGTTGGTTCTACATTTCGTAAAGAATTTAAGCAGGTAAATGGTTGCCAATTGCTTTGCCCAGGTTGTTCTAATAATGTGATGGTAAGACCATCTTTCTGAGTTTGATATTTTAAAGACCTACCCCCAATAGGATTACCTGCTATCTCTAACCAATAGTCGAGTTTTGCTTGTAATTCCTGTTTAACTAAATCACGGGTTTTGCTATCTCCTACCGCCCAAGCCCGATTACAAATTGTATCAATAGCCGCTTGCACAAATGGATGATCACGGGAAATTGTTCCGGCTTTATGATTGGCATTTAATTCGCTACCGGCTAAACGAATTAAGGAAACCAACAAAGCAGCTAATCCTCTATCAACGGCGCGGGGGGCAAAAGGAGTAATAGAAAGGGCTTCAACGTGCTGATAGAAGGTAGCATGATAATGTTCAAATTGCTCATAGTGAGATAAATCTCTAGGTCGTGCCCAGTTATAAACTGTTAAAACTAACCCCGGAAAAGTACGCCCTACCCGCGAGGTAGCTTGGATATATTCAGCAGTAGTTTTTGGTTGTCCTGTTACCACCATTACGCCTAAACGTTTTACATCTACACCAACAGAAATCATGTTAGTAGCGAGTAAAACATCTAAAGGTTTACGCTTATTATTTTTTTGTGGTTTTTCTGAAGAAAAAGGAGTCTCTAACCAATCCAATACAATCGGTATATCCGTAGAATTTTTGCGAGAAGTTAGTTCCTCTACTTCAATTCGTAAGCGTTTTGCTAAACCTCTTTGGTCTGTTTTTCCTAACCGAGATTGGATATCGTCATCAACTAAACGCCGGGTTCCTCCCAGTTCCCGCATTGAATTAAAATAACCGACTAAAGTCATCCAAGGATCAACAATATCTCCTTTTTTTTCAAATAAATCTTGCGATGCTGCTAACACTGCTGTATAAACCCGAATTAATGCTGCTTTTAATCGCCTTCCTGTGGCACAAATGCCTAAATAGCGCCGACCTGGAGAATTTGCTGAAGGAACACGTTGGCGAGAGAAAAAGTTGTCTGTGATATTTAATCCTTGAGGTGGAAAAACTTGCACTTGCCGCAAAAATAGGTTATGCACTTGGTCACGCGCTTGTCGAATTGTTGCAGTAGAAGCTATTACCTTGGGACGGACGATTTTACCATTCACTTCCCAAGAAGCTAATTTATCAACTGCTGTTTCATACAGTCCGACAAGAGTACCTAAAGGGCCACTAATTAAGTGTAATTCATCTTGAATAATTAAATCAGGCGGTCGTAAAAAATTAGTAGGAATTGTTTTAGCGGTGGGAAGCCCGTGTTTAGCTGGATGTGAGTCAGAATCCTCTATTTCAGGGGAACGGAAACCGTGACGAGTGCAGTATCCGTCTACTTTTCCAAATAGCATTTGCACTGCACCATTCCAGGGCATTTGGGCAAATTTGTCAACAGTTGCAATCAATAAAGTTGGCAATCGGCGATAAATTTCTTCATCTACAACGACAATCGGTAAACCTTCTGTCGGTGACTGTTTTTGGGTAAATAAACATCTTCCTAAAGCATCACCGCAGTAAATTAAAGTGCGTCCTTGTCCTTTGGCGAAAGATTCAACTTTAATATGTTGTTTGCCAGGGTCAATGTTAGAACCACACCAAGGACAATTTGTTAATTGATGGGGAGAACCGCTGCTACTTGGTTGATATTGTCCGAATTTTTGTTTAAGAATTTCTTCGCTTTGTTCTGTACGATTGGGAGTAGTTTTCATTCCCACCCATAACCCAATTCGGAAAGGTTCTTTTCCCCATTTTTGCTCATCTTGACGGCGAATTTCTTCACACGCACAAATTAAAGCTGTGGCGCGTTGGAATTGTTGTAATGTTAATAAGCGGAGGGTATAGCGCATCAGAACGGCAACACCGGCCTCCCCAGAACGACCAGCAATTGTTCCTTGCAATCTTCTCAAACCAATAGTGTAGGCTGTTAATCCCAGATATGCTTCAGTTTTACCGCCGCCGGTGGGGAACCACAGTAAATCGGCAATTGCTTCTGTTGGGTGACATCTATCTCTATGATCTAATTGGGTAATACTGGGAAGATTAAGTAAAATAAAAGCTAATTGAAAAGGTCGCCAGGTGCGATTTTTGGGGATATCAATTTCCTCTATTTTATCGCTATCACCGCGCCGTTTATTTTCAGCATAAATTGAGTGTATCCGTTGTTGCCACATGGCGCGGTTCATAAAACGGAAAGCTTCGGCGGCGTTGTTATCGGTTTGTAATAAATCAATTCCTGCTTGAATGCGTTGCAAAGCAATCTCACAATTTTCCATTGCTGTTTTTGCTGCATCCTGATATTCTGCTAAACCAGAGGCAGGGTCAGAAATTGTAGCAGTTTGTTGAGAAATCCATTCTGTGTAAGCAGTAGTTAAAGAACCTAAAGCCGTTGATAAATCAGGAATTTCTGCCAATTGTTTCATATCTAAAACTAACCCCGCCAGTCCGGGTATTTCTTCAACTTTTGGCGGTGTTGTTTGGGGAACTTCGTAAGCGGGAACGACTTTAGTAGAAAGGCGGATGGCGCGATGGGGATTTTCGGGTAGAGTTTCGGTGTGCACTCCTGTACCATGTCCAACAGCGAATTCTACACAGTTACGGTACAGCATCGCCATTGCTTGTTCTTCTGCAAATAAGGCGGGGTCAAGTTTACCCAGTTGGCGATTTTGTCGCCTTTTAATGAAGATGTCCGGTTGATAGTTATCGGCAGATTCTACAATGAGTTGGGGTTGAAATAACCACGCTTTATCTACTAATCTATCTGGTTCTTGTTGTCCATTTATTAAGAATAAAGTAACAATCCAATCATTACCCTGTTTACGAATTTGTCCTGAGACAATCACTTTTTCATAGTCGGGGTGAATTATCCAAGCGGGAATATTTCCTGCTTTGAGAAGAATGGGATTAGAAACCCCGCTAATTGGGGTACGTTTCCAGACAGTTTTAGGACTTTTACCATCTTCTTTGAAAATTGTTTCGCTGGCAATGCGTTCATACTGTCCCCAACCGGCTTTTATTTTAATTGCTTTGGCAGTTCCATCTACACAAAAAGTCATTCCCATTGAAGAGGGAAACATTTTTTCAGCAGGGGGAATGCTATTTTCTGTAGTTCCCTCTTCTGCTGTACCGCTACCTGCTACTGCTAATTCGTCTATTTGTTCGCGTGTTTCTTCTAATTCTTCGGGTCTAATGCGGCGATCTGTTGGTGCGAGGAGTCCAACAAGATAGCGGTCGCTGACTCGCATTTCGTCTATTTCTTCATATTCTCCCCCCGCCGGCCCCAATAAATCATCTAATATTGCTTGTTCTAAATTTTCCCGAATTCGATAATAATTTGACCGTTCTAAAATTGGCTGGGAATTACTTTCTGTTATCGCTAATTTTAATGACTTTTCGGCTTTTTCAGTGGCGGCTGAGGAAACAACCGGCACTATTTCTGAAACGCTGGCTGGTTCCTCTGTTTCTGGCGCTTCTGATGTTACGAGTGGTGGTTCTGGCGGAGGGCTTTGTTTCCAAACTGCCGGTGTTACCGGAGATGCAGGCTTTGGTTGAGAAGAGGATTTCTTTGTTTTGGGTTTGGTGTTTTGCAGAACCTCAACTACCCTCAGAGCAATGGTTTCAGACATCGTGCTGTCTTCCAAGTCCAGCACATCAGCATCTTGATCCAGTTTTAACCCTTCTAACAGAATAGCGAGGTGTGCTTCTGGGGCGGACACAACGGCACTCCAATCTAATTGAGCAGTCCGTTCGCGCAATTGTTGGTTAATGGCTGCTAAGTCTAAGTCGCCGGGAAGGATAGAAGGAAGTTGAAGAATGTTCATGCCGTTGTACCTAAATTCCACAAGTCAGGGTTGAAGTTTTGCAGCAGTGGAGAGGGGGTTTGTTGGGGGACAATTACCAGTAGTGCTCGCATTGCTCTCGTCATGCCCACAAATAAAGTGCGGCGTTCGCGGGCCAGGAGTTCTGCAATTTCCTCTTCTGGGGTACCTTTGGGAATTGTAGGATAAGGAGCATCCAGAAAACCGGCAATAACAGTAATCGGAAATTCGAGTCCCTTGGCAGATTTGAGTGTTAAGACTTTGACTCCCTGCCTGTTTAAATCTAACTCTCGACTACTCATAAAGTCTGCCTTTAAACCCAGATAATTGAGTTGTTCGGCAAGTTTTTTCCCGGCGCGTTCGGTAGGGGTGAGGACGGCGCAGGCATGAATACCTAAGCGGAACTCGTGGGCGGCTGCTTGACAAAACTGCTTTACCAGTTCGCCTTCATCATAGCGGTTGCTTACGCTGCGGACGGCTGGGGGTGGGCCGGTGTGAACGTAGGCGCGTTCGATAATTTCATCTTCTAGGATGCCATTGGCCAGATAATTGTGGGCGGCTTCGCTGATTTCTTTCGTGGTACGGTGGTTGAGGTATAGGATGCCGGTGCGACCGGCAAATTTTAAGTCTTGATGCACGTCACTCCAACGAAAACTGCTGCCGTAGATGGATTGGTTGGCATCTGCTGTAACAAACAGGCGGTTAGGGGCGCGACACAGCCCGATAAGCAAGCGTAGGGCGTTGGGTTCGAGGTCTTGAGTTTCATCGATGAGGACGGCATCATAGATGGGGGGATTTTTTAGGGTTTGCAGGCATTCCACAGCCCGACTCCGCAGTTGATGCCAGGTTTCCAGCCCCGCATCAGCCAGCTTTTGATATAAGTGTTGGCGTAGATGCCAGATGGCTTGCCGTTGTAATTTATTAAGAGCGATTGCTCGTCCGGTTCTGGGAGTTGTTTGGTAGCCGTTTAAGGTTTTGATTCCCCTTCCTTCGATGACTGTGCCAATTTCTTCCAGTAAGTAGTCTATAGTCAGGCGTTGTAGGGTTTGGGTTTGCGCTTGACATTGAAATGTGTTGCCTTCTAAGGTGGCGATTGCATGGGGTAAGATTTGTTTGATTAATGTTCGTAGTTGCCCAGATTCGGCGGGTTTGAGGTTGTTGGGGTTGTGAGAAAGTAATTCCCAGGCCACTTTATCGGCGGTTTTGACTTCGACATATCGGGCATCTTCACCTAATAAGCTTTGTAGCAGTTGTTCGCTGTAGGCAATCAGGGCGTTAGTGTAGGTGGTAAATAAAATTTTGGGTTCGCTGACACCGCTTTTTTTGAGGATTTCAATTAAGGCTTGGACGCGATAGAGGGCGACGGTGCTTTTTCCTGTACCGGGCCCGCCTTTGAGTAAAGTAGGGCCAGAGGCGTTGAGTGCCCAGGTGACAAATTTTTCCTGTTCGGGGTTGAGTTTGAGCAAAAAGCCTAACAGTTCGCCTTCTGTGAAGCGTAGCAAGTCGCCGGTGTTACCTGTAACAAAGCTGGGTTGGTCTAGTACGCGGTCAAAGTTGGGGGAGGTAATGCAGTCAAAAATCCGCTCAATTAATAGGGAAGGAATATCAACGGATAATAGCTCATCCAGGGTGCGACAGGAGAGAAGAATAGGAAAATATTCGTTAGGTACGAGTAATCGAGTCAGTAATTCTTCGGTGAGTTGGACGGGTAGCAGGATTTCTTTTGAAGCGTTTTGAGGTTGAGGGGTGGGGGTAGCGTTGGGTGTTAGGACATCTGACAAGTCGGGTAAGTTGCTGACATCAAGGGGGTTTGTTTCGGCAACGAGTTTGCTGCCTTTATAAACGTCTTTACGGGCATCTACGCCTAAGAGGGCCACCCATTTATCGCCGTAGGTGTAGATGATGCGGTAGTCTCCAGAACGCAAGCGGTAAACATCCCCTTTGTAGCCGTGCAGTTTTTTCTTTAAATTACCGTGAGGTTTAGGATCATCTCGTAGGACTTCAATTTTCTCTAAAATCTGCAAAATCCGCTCTTTTGGAATAGCGAATAGCTGATTTGTGAAAGTTGGTTTATGGATGAGTTCAAAGGGCATTTTATTTTATAAAAATTGGAAAAAATAGGATAATGTTAGTATTGAATCGACATCTTTTTATGTATTGCTTTGGAGGGTGGCTGCAATAGCATATAGTACGTTTTCTGTCTCGTTCACTACCTCTTGATTGGTAAATCGCAGCACTGTAAAACCATGTTGTTGCATCCAATCATCGCGGATTGAATCTTCTGTTTTTCGAGTTTCGTGAATGCTGCCGTCTACTTCAATAACAAGTCTTGCTTCGTGACAGTAGAAATCAGCAATGAAGCGATCAATATTGTGCTGTCTGCGAAATTTTGCGTTTAGTAATTGTCGATTTCGCAGACATTGCCAGAGGAGTTTTTCTGCGGGAGTTTGTTGTTTGCGGAGTTCTCTGGCGCGTTGGAGTAGTGCTTCTGGGATGCGCCGGTTCTTTCCAGCGAGTTTGGAGATTTCGCCCTCTCCCCCTAGCCCCCTCTCCCCTTGGGAGAGGGGGGACTGGAATTCGACTCCTCTTACTCCCTCTCCCTCTGGGAGAGGGCTGGGGAGAGGGTTGTTAGGCTGAGGGAGAGGGTTTGGGTGAGGGTTCCCAGGGCTTTGAGATGATGGGGAATTTGACATATCAATTAGGATTTTTGTTTAAAACAGAGAAATTTGTTCATACTGAGTTTCTGGTTCTACACTAGCTTTTTTCCTAGGGCTTGCCTTCCCCTTTTTCTTCCCTTTATCGTGCAACCCTTGGGCGACTTCTTCGGCGTAACGTTCGTGATTCAGCAGCAAAAGTCTATCTAGCACTTCCCGGCGTGCGGTTTCGCTGATGGTGAAGCGCAATCCTTGTTTAGTTTGGTGGAAATCATGCCCTAAGTCTATGTCTTGCCAACCGTAGGCGGCGGCGACGGCGTTATCCATTTCTATGTGTAATGAACGCAGTTGTTCAATATCGGCGGCGGTTTCTTCGGGGTTGTGGAAGCGGTTGTAGGTTTTGGTTAATCCTTCTTGGCGTGTTTGCATAATGCTTTGCCGGTGGGTGTAATATTTTTCGCCTATTTCTTCTAGGTTTGAAATTGATGGGGGAAAAGGGAAGGTTTCAAAGACATCTGAAGGTGAGTAATTTAAAGTTGTACCGCCAAGAGTTGAAGTATATTGTCGTGCCCATTCCCAGTGGAAACTACTTTGCATAATTGTAAAAATATAATTAGAATCATCTGGAAATAAAATAAGTTTTTCACTAAAAATTATCCCTGTTGTAAGCCAATCTACAGCATTACTTGGACTCACTCTAGCAGTAGTTAAAACTTTTGTTTTATCTGCCATCACATCATATAGTTCTGTCGTTGGTCTTTTAAATTGCCACCAACGTTTGGCTACATCACGATCTGTAGAATTACCTTTTGCTTTCTCATCTCTCTCTGGCTTAACTTTTTTTTCTACAATTTCTAAACAATCAGGATAATCAACAGCATAAGGTCTACCCTTTGGATTTTTCGGATCATCATACTCAGCATTCAAAGGCCAATCCTTAAAATTAATCACCCAACGACTCGGAGATTGATCTGGGCGAGAATTCAAATCCTCGCCATTCAAATAAGGAAATAAAACATCTTTATTGCGAGGATCTTTTTCAATCAAGACTCGTGCTTCCTCTGGAGTCAAAACAAAACCCATACCATGAACTTCTGTTCCCTTAAAAGATTTACTTTGGCTACCTAATAAACGATAAGGATTCCCTAAGATTTTACCCGGCGTTGTCAAAAATGCAGTAATTCCCTCAACCGGCTTTTCATCTAAAATAAACTCAGCCTGCCAATTTCCTTTAATTAGCCAAACATGAGCCACTTCTAAACTAGCAGAACCCTCCCATTTACGACTAGGAACAGCACGAGAAATCACACAGTTATTAGCAACTAATTGATCTAAACCAACCTCACGAGTATCACCTTGGGCAATTGTATTTGTAGCAACTAAACCAAACCCACCCCGAGAATTAAGTAACTGTTGCGCCCTTAAGAAAAAGTAAGCACATAAATCAGCACTTCCTCTTTTTCCATTAGCAATTTTTTCTACTAAAAAATCTCGATAATCTGTCCCTAAAACACCTGTAATTTTTTGCCCTCCCTGAAACGGAGGATTTCCCACCAACGCATCAAAACCGGCTTTCTCAGAACTTCCAATTAAAAACACCTCTGGAAACTCCAACGCCCAATGAAAAGTTTTCCTAGGCGGTTGTTCTTTAGGTTTTCCAATATTTAACATTCTTTCGCTCTTATCATAGTAAACCTTAATTTCCCGCTGTCTTTCCTCACCTTCTATCGCAAAAACACCCGCCACCTGCTGAGACAAAACACCCAAATCCTCAACCACCAAATCCCCCGTTTTCCCCGCTTGCATCAAAGCTTCCCCAACCAGCAAATCCCCAATAAACCGCACTTGATTTAAAGCCTTTTCCGCTTCCCTTAATAACTCATCCTTCCGCTGCAAATCCCGAATATCATTAACCGAAAACCCTTCTAACTCTTGCCGTTTAGCAATCGCCTCCTCTAACAAAGGTCTGCAAACTGCCGAAATAATCGATAATTGATTTCCCTCTTTCGGGTTAAGATTAAAAAACTCAATTTGCTGGGCATCCGTCACTCCCAACAGCGAATCACCCCATTTCAAAGCATGATTCAAAAACGTAAACGGTCGCCCCTTAGCCAAAGTAATCAACCACAAAGATAACTTCGCCATCTCCGCCGCCAAAGGATTTTTATCAACACCATAAAGACAGCGTTCCGCCACAATGCGCCGCGCCACCGTTAACCGTTCGTCATTATCTTTAGGTATCGGACATTCATCAGGACGAAACTGAGATAAAGTCCCCTCTGGTGCAATCACAACCTTACCCGGATTTTCCCGTTCTGCTGTTTCCCACGCCTCCACTAAACGTTCTGCCAAATAACGACAAGTCTGCACCAAAAACGCCCCACTTCCCATCGCCATATCGCAGACTTTTAGCTTTAATAAATCCTTAGCAGATTTCAGCCGCCATTCAGATTTTGGTTTCCCCTCAGCCACCCCTTCATAAACCAAAGGTTCGAGGGTATATTGCACAATTGGTTCCGTCAAACTACGCGGCGTGTAATGGGTGCCGGTTTCCCGCCGATTAGAACCTTGAGTCACATAAACGCTACCCGTCGGAATCACAACCGGATATTCCAAAGTATCCAACCGAATCAAACCGGCAAACGGCAAAACCCGCTGATACAACTCCTCATCATTATTACAAGCCACCCGCAAACGCTCCTGCATCCGGGGTAAAATCTCTGCTGAGAGCGCCTTCTTTAAAGCAGCAGGGGTTTTATTCGACTGTTCTTTGAGCGCTTTGACCAAATATTCCTCACCCAGGGCTTGCAGCCCCTCCAATTCCGCCAGCGCTACTTCCGGTTCCCGTTCCCGCGTACCAATTAAACCCAAAATCGGCGCACTCGCCCGAACTGCGGTATGGTCAAGTAAACCCTCGTAAACATGACCAATTTGTTCAATATCCAACGCCCGAAACGAAAGACGGCGAGGTTCCAAACTTCCCCCGACGCGAATTTGCAAAACTTGCAAAGCTTCCAACAAATGCAACACAATCCGATTATTCACTGGAATGGGTTCAGCAGCCGTACTTTTCCAGTCGGTAGCCGGTGCCCTTCCTTCTAAAAATGGGAATCTATCGGGGTCAAATAAACTTCCCCCATAGGCGGGAATATCCAACAAATCATGGCGAATTCCCCCAAAAACGGCCCGAAATGTCGCCAACAACCGGCACCAAGCATCGCTGCGACGTTCCAACACCTCCTCACCAAACTTATCCGCATCGCTGCGTAACTTAGCCGCAATCGTAGAAACGGCATAATTATCGTTATAAAGAGTTTCTCCCCCCGCCGAAGGAATTAACTTGCGTTCCTCAGCCGCAAACAAAAACACCAACCGCATCATCACGGTTAGCGCCGCTTCATAAAGCTGAGTTTCCGAGATATTCTTTAAAAGACTGCGATTTCTATCTTGATCAATACGATCTAAAGCCTGTACCAACACTTCTACAGCCCGCCGTACCTGATACCCAAGTTGGTCTGTAACTTCCTGTTGGTCAGTGATACTCTGGGAGAGCATGGTTTCCAGCGTTTCGGAGTCATTGACACCAAAAAACCGCCGCACTCCCAACAAACTCCGAAACGCCCGCAGCGTCAAATGTTCTTCTAACCAAAGCGTTGCGTACCAAGAAATAAAGCCGGTTGTTTCCCCACGCGGCGCATTCACCAGCATCCAATGTTCGCCATTTGTCACCAGCCCCAACCGCACATTACCCGCGTGCAATAATTCCATCATCCGAGTAGCAGGGCTGGCTTTCCAACGTTGTCCCGCCAAAGGTTTCTCTAAATCCTGTTGAGCCGGTACAATTTGAACTAATAACCGAGGTTTGCCGGCGTCTGCTGTGCCTTGAGGATTTACAATTACCCAATCAGGACGGAGGGTTTCGCCATGTTCTGCAACGCTTACTTGCAAGCCGGGGGGGATACGCTGCCCTTCTAACAATACCTCATCCGGCAATTCCAAACTCTGCCCCAACACAAACTCCACCCAAGCCCGATGTATCGCTTTTTCAGGACGCGCCCCAAATTGATTATCCTGCCATTCTTGATAAGCTAACCGTAACAGCTTCAAGTGTTCTGGGTCATGGGCATCTAAGCCACTGGGA
This genomic interval carries:
- a CDS encoding endonuclease domain-containing protein: MSNSPSSQSPGNPHPNPLPQPNNPLPSPLPEGEGVRGVEFQSPLSQGERGLGGEGEISKLAGKNRRIPEALLQRARELRKQQTPAEKLLWQCLRNRQLLNAKFRRQHNIDRFIADFYCHEARLVIEVDGSIHETRKTEDSIRDDWMQQHGFTVLRFTNQEVVNETENVLYAIAATLQSNT
- a CDS encoding Eco57I restriction-modification methylase domain-containing protein, yielding MSTARHHAEWLSLVEASGPFLSLPVLLKVFPSGLDAHDPEHLKLLRLAYQEWQDNQFGARPEKAIHRAWVEFVLGQSLELPDEVLLEGQRIPPGLQVSVAEHGETLRPDWVIVNPQGTADAGKPRLLVQIVPAQQDLEKPLAGQRWKASPATRMMELLHAGNVRLGLVTNGEHWMLVNAPRGETTGFISWYATLWLEEHLTLRAFRSLLGVRRFFGVNDSETLETMLSQSITDQQEVTDQLGYQVRRAVEVLVQALDRIDQDRNRSLLKNISETQLYEAALTVMMRLVFLFAAEERKLIPSAGGETLYNDNYAVSTIAAKLRSDADKFGEEVLERRSDAWCRLLATFRAVFGGIRHDLLDIPAYGGSLFDPDRFPFLEGRAPATDWKSTAAEPIPVNNRIVLHLLEALQVLQIRVGGSLEPRRLSFRALDIEQIGHVYEGLLDHTAVRASAPILGLIGTREREPEVALAELEGLQALGEEYLVKALKEQSNKTPAALKKALSAEILPRMQERLRVACNNDEELYQRVLPFAGLIRLDTLEYPVVIPTGSVYVTQGSNRRETGTHYTPRSLTEPIVQYTLEPLVYEGVAEGKPKSEWRLKSAKDLLKLKVCDMAMGSGAFLVQTCRYLAERLVEAWETAERENPGKVVIAPEGTLSQFRPDECPIPKDNDERLTVARRIVAERCLYGVDKNPLAAEMAKLSLWLITLAKGRPFTFLNHALKWGDSLLGVTDAQQIEFFNLNPKEGNQLSIISAVCRPLLEEAIAKRQELEGFSVNDIRDLQRKDELLREAEKALNQVRFIGDLLVGEALMQAGKTGDLVVEDLGVLSQQVAGVFAIEGEERQREIKVYYDKSERMLNIGKPKEQPPRKTFHWALEFPEVFLIGSSEKAGFDALVGNPPFQGGQKITGVLGTDYRDFLVEKIANGKRGSADLCAYFFLRAQQLLNSRGGFGLVATNTIAQGDTREVGLDQLVANNCVISRAVPSRKWEGSASLEVAHVWLIKGNWQAEFILDEKPVEGITAFLTTPGKILGNPYRLLGSQSKSFKGTEVHGMGFVLTPEEARVLIEKDPRNKDVLFPYLNGEDLNSRPDQSPSRWVINFKDWPLNAEYDDPKNPKGRPYAVDYPDCLEIVEKKVKPERDEKAKGNSTDRDVAKRWWQFKRPTTELYDVMADKTKVLTTARVSPSNAVDWLTTGIIFSEKLILFPDDSNYIFTIMQSSFHWEWARQYTSTLGGTTLNYSPSDVFETFPFPPSISNLEEIGEKYYTHRQSIMQTRQEGLTKTYNRFHNPEETAADIEQLRSLHIEMDNAVAAAYGWQDIDLGHDFHQTKQGLRFTISETARREVLDRLLLLNHERYAEEVAQGLHDKGKKKGKASPRKKASVEPETQYEQISLF
- the drmA gene encoding DISARM system helicase DrmA → MNILQLPSILPGDLDLAAINQQLRERTAQLDWSAVVSAPEAHLAILLEGLKLDQDADVLDLEDSTMSETIALRVVEVLQNTKPKTKKSSSQPKPASPVTPAVWKQSPPPEPPLVTSEAPETEEPASVSEIVPVVSSAATEKAEKSLKLAITESNSQPILERSNYYRIRENLEQAILDDLLGPAGGEYEEIDEMRVSDRYLVGLLAPTDRRIRPEELEETREQIDELAVAGSGTAEEGTTENSIPPAEKMFPSSMGMTFCVDGTAKAIKIKAGWGQYERIASETIFKEDGKSPKTVWKRTPISGVSNPILLKAGNIPAWIIHPDYEKVIVSGQIRKQGNDWIVTLFLINGQQEPDRLVDKAWLFQPQLIVESADNYQPDIFIKRRQNRQLGKLDPALFAEEQAMAMLYRNCVEFAVGHGTGVHTETLPENPHRAIRLSTKVVPAYEVPQTTPPKVEEIPGLAGLVLDMKQLAEIPDLSTALGSLTTAYTEWISQQTATISDPASGLAEYQDAAKTAMENCEIALQRIQAGIDLLQTDNNAAEAFRFMNRAMWQQRIHSIYAENKRRGDSDKIEEIDIPKNRTWRPFQLAFILLNLPSITQLDHRDRCHPTEAIADLLWFPTGGGKTEAYLGLTAYTIGLRRLQGTIAGRSGEAGVAVLMRYTLRLLTLQQFQRATALICACEEIRRQDEQKWGKEPFRIGLWVGMKTTPNRTEQSEEILKQKFGQYQPSSSGSPHQLTNCPWCGSNIDPGKQHIKVESFAKGQGRTLIYCGDALGRCLFTQKQSPTEGLPIVVVDEEIYRRLPTLLIATVDKFAQMPWNGAVQMLFGKVDGYCTRHGFRSPEIEDSDSHPAKHGLPTAKTIPTNFLRPPDLIIQDELHLISGPLGTLVGLYETAVDKLASWEVNGKIVRPKVIASTATIRQARDQVHNLFLRQVQVFPPQGLNITDNFFSRQRVPSANSPGRRYLGICATGRRLKAALIRVYTAVLAASQDLFEKKGDIVDPWMTLVGYFNSMRELGGTRRLVDDDIQSRLGKTDQRGLAKRLRIEVEELTSRKNSTDIPIVLDWLETPFSSEKPQKNNKRKPLDVLLATNMISVGVDVKRLGVMVVTGQPKTTAEYIQATSRVGRTFPGLVLTVYNWARPRDLSHYEQFEHYHATFYQHVEALSITPFAPRAVDRGLAALLVSLIRLAGSELNANHKAGTISRDHPFVQAAIDTICNRAWAVGDSKTRDLVKQELQAKLDYWLEIAGNPIGGRSLKYQTQKDGLTITLLEQPGQSNWQPFTCLNSLRNVEPTIALILDDRLPDDDYRPPQPLDESSQID
- a CDS encoding UvrD-helicase domain-containing protein codes for the protein MPFELIHKPTFTNQLFAIPKERILQILEKIEVLRDDPKPHGNLKKKLHGYKGDVYRLRSGDYRIIYTYGDKWVALLGVDARKDVYKGSKLVAETNPLDVSNLPDLSDVLTPNATPTPQPQNASKEILLPVQLTEELLTRLLVPNEYFPILLSCRTLDELLSVDIPSLLIERIFDCITSPNFDRVLDQPSFVTGNTGDLLRFTEGELLGFLLKLNPEQEKFVTWALNASGPTLLKGGPGTGKSTVALYRVQALIEILKKSGVSEPKILFTTYTNALIAYSEQLLQSLLGEDARYVEVKTADKVAWELLSHNPNNLKPAESGQLRTLIKQILPHAIATLEGNTFQCQAQTQTLQRLTIDYLLEEIGTVIEGRGIKTLNGYQTTPRTGRAIALNKLQRQAIWHLRQHLYQKLADAGLETWHQLRSRAVECLQTLKNPPIYDAVLIDETQDLEPNALRLLIGLCRAPNRLFVTADANQSIYGSSFRWSDVHQDLKFAGRTGILYLNHRTTKEISEAAHNYLANGILEDEIIERAYVHTGPPPAVRSVSNRYDEGELVKQFCQAAAHEFRLGIHACAVLTPTERAGKKLAEQLNYLGLKADFMSSRELDLNRQGVKVLTLKSAKGLEFPITVIAGFLDAPYPTIPKGTPEEEIAELLARERRTLFVGMTRAMRALLVIVPQQTPSPLLQNFNPDLWNLGTTA